The Elgaria multicarinata webbii isolate HBS135686 ecotype San Diego chromosome 13, rElgMul1.1.pri, whole genome shotgun sequence region CTGAAGGGAGGTGCCCAAGATAATGAGCAAGTCCACATCGCGGAAATCCTGCAAGTAAAGGtgtcaagggtgggtggggaggagaggggaagttGCTATGAAGGACTGCAGACACCACAGAAATACTCTCATAGGCTCTTGTTTCAACACTGCTCTCTGCCTCTGAAATCATGCCACGTGGCCATTTGCACTCTTTGGATTCATCGCCTTTACTCAGCTATTATTTACTCTGGCCTAGACAAACCACACATTCCAACGTGGTTATGTTCACTACAGCACATAGGAGAGGCTGTGGTTCAAAGCCCACGAGGCCATAGGCAATTTCAGCGATTCTGCAGAGAGGAAAACCACCGACTCCTGTAATGCATGAACATAGTGCATTAAATGGTTACCGCACACAGAGTGATTTCTGACCACAAAATTGAAGCATAACGTGCTAACAGGCCCACTGTGAACAATACAAGAGACGGACATCACATATTTATAGGGCTATGCTGAACACTACCTCACAAACATCTCTGGCATGAAAGCTGCGATTAAACGGGCGGCACGGAGGGGGGCTGAAGCATTCTTCCTTTATCCCCTTCTTCACTGAAGATTTGTCTTTTTTGTTTGCAAGcctaatttgctgctgcttcaattTTTGCTCCCTTGGTTAAGGTTTCATTAATCTTAGCCAATCAGGGATGGAGTAAGCAAGTCATAGCTCTATATAACCTATTTGGCTATATGGCATACtaaaaggccttagctagacctaaggtttatcctgggatcgtcccagggtcttccctgcctgctcccggcatatcctgtgtgtcatttacatgaacagggatgaccccgggataaaccttaggtctagctaaggccaaagaaagGAAAGACGGTGCCTCTTGATCACATGAGAGCACCCAACCAATCGGTTCAATGGTTGCCTATCCTGCCTCTTTAGAGTGAGGGCAAACATGTCCAGGAAAACGCTTTTGTTGCAGGCCTCCCCTCAAAAATGTggaaagggggtgttttttgCAGGTTCTCCACGTGTTCACAAAATGTATCCCGCTTGCCCCCCTTCATGTCAATGTTATTTTACAAAATATTATGTGCCACCTTTTTATATGTATAGACCAGGAGGATAGAACTTTTTTTCAATTCAGcagctgaatttcattttggagacgCTCTCGGGGCTGCTTTCCATTgagggctggggtgtgtgtgtgcaaagatacCAGAAATACTAGCGTCATTTAACTTGTAGCTCTTCCTGCCACTGACTAGACCTTACGAGAGgcgtttcaagcttttagaatgggggtggggaacggcacaaaagctgggaaaccactttATAACTGGTGGTTGggtgaaagagggtggggccagaggaagggggagtggccttaTGAGGAACTGCAGAGGGCTTGGTGcggacccccccaccccgccccgagGGCTAGACGTGGGGTCTACACCCGATATAGACCTTACACATAATCCAATCAagtcatattaaaaaaaagaagatgctTACAAGAATGGCACACAAAATCCACCACTGACCCACCCCGGCACCTGCACGTGTGCAAATCTTAGCTGTGAACGCAAGGAACCAGAGGTCACAGGTCTTTGTGGACATGCAGAGGTAGGGAAGGGAAACACTGGGACACTTACTGACTGCATCAAAGAGAAGAAGCGAGAGGGCAGGTTCTCCCCAAAGAACACGATGTCTGaataaagagaacaaaagaggctTAGCCGGTTGGTCAGGGCTACACGTGTAATGAGATCCTTTTCTGGAAGCACAGAACTCGGCTCCCAGAGAAtctcagcttcttcttttttaaaaaacaagaatgcGGTTCCTTGCGGCTTCAtggaacaggggagggggaaggatcggGGCATTCCTTGCTAGCAGTTAAGTCACCTATGCTGCTGCAGGAGCTGGAGTTCTCAGCTACTCTGCAAATAAAGAAGCTTGCAGCTTCTTTATTGCAATTGAGGGATAGCTGCAACATCAGGTCATCACTGGGACATACTGACAACATTCACGCCTCAGACAGCACTTCCAGATAACCTCCAACGGAGCCACCTGCAGTACAATGGGGCCACACGTTCAATTGCGAGTCGTCCAGTGCTGAACACAAGATAAAGGATTTTTCTGATGCACTTTGGGGAAATGAGTGGTTTTTCGGGGGGGGCGGGAAGACTTTTCAGAAGGGATACTCACCTGGCTTCACTACATTCTGACATTTTTCACACTTGGGGATGAGAGACGTGAAGATTTTTTCTGAAAataaacagaaagagagaggtctAGAACtctccaaaatataactgaacacAGTCAATTGGCAGCTTGCACATTCTCTGATTTCCCCACACACGTGTCCTCACTACCTAACAAGCAGCTACTCTTAGTTTTACCTACAAGCCAGCTGCAAGGCATACCAGTTGATCCAAGATGACACAGTGAAATCACAGGTAGTATCAGCAGCATTCTTATGTtattgaaatcatagaatagcagagttggaaggggcctacaaggccatcgagtccaaccccctgctcaatgcaggaatccaccctaaagcatccctgacagatgcttgtccggctgcctcttgaaggcctctagtgtgggatcaCTGGTACCTCACTGCTATGCAGTCACTTTGCTTCCTCTCTATCATAAAATATCAAGGTAATGCAAGATTTCTCTGAAGAAACTTCTATTTCTATTGTTTACCTCTTCAAGCCACCTTGGAAGACCCCGTGTGAATCGCTTCCTCGCCCCCATGCACCCCCCCCACTCCGAAGCATCACCTTTCATCCAATCCAGGCTGTACGACTTCCTGCAGGTGGAGCTGATGCAGTGGGAGGTAAAGAAGGTGCCGTGAGCCTCCACTAAGTCTTCGTGATCGAGGCCAGCAACCCGCTCCAAGGTGTCGATGTTCTGGGAGACAAACACCATCCAAAACAAAAATCATCCTTTCAAAAATGGCTGCTCAACCAGGATTTAAAACTGACCTGGGGTGGCAAATATCAAGGGCTGTTCCAAGAGATgctcttcctctttcaaaggcAAATGCTCCTGCTCTATAACAGGGCTAAGAACTGTGCACAACAGGAGTCGGAGGTGCACAACTACTGAATGGCTATAGGgagccctctcttctcccctacCCCAACCCTTCTCTCCCTCATAACCTTGGACATCATATCTCCCTCAGCTTGGCAAACCCACAGTGCAGTAATTTCCAATGTTTTTGCACCCAACCCCTGCTTCAACCTCCTTAGCcatatctcataagaacataagaagggccctgatgctggatcagaccaagggtccacctagtccagcactctgttcacacagtgtcctgCAGGTTTTGAAGACAAGGGGTTGGATCCCAGTTTAgtcagagtagagccattgaaatcaatgggacttagtttacCCATGGCTAAACTAACTGAGGTCTCATTGATTCTAACGGGGCTACTCAAAGTATGATGGCGTCCAGCTCAAAGCCAAACGGGGAAGCCAAGTGCAAGGTAAACTTTCAAGGGCAAGTAGAACatcagaacaccagaagagccctgatgctgggtcagaccaagggtccacctagtccagcactctgttcacacagtggccaaccagccatcggccagcgacccacaagcaggacatggtgcaacagcaccctcccacccatgttccccaggaactggtccTCTAGAACCACTGCCCCAGTTGCACCGACACCATCCTGAAACCCTCTAACAGAATCATAACTGCATAcagcttttccctccctcctttttccatAGTTAACTACCCACACATTTTCTAGGaaatgccaccaaggccaccagAGATTTCTCCCTAAAttgttgcaatttttttaaaaaaaaatccctgtccTCTACTCTGGTTAGCTGCTCTCTTTCTTGTGCAAGGAGAAGGACGGTTTTACTCACCTGCGTGTAACAACGCAGGAGCAGCCCTTTTTCCTTCAGGAGGCGTATGAAGTAGTGGCAGACGGTGGGCTGAAAAGAAGCAGAGCCTCACGTTAAACTGCACTTCTCAGAGATAAAGGAGGTAGGCAAAGGTCTACCTGAGCCAGAGGAACAGGTCTGGTGACAGGCAGGCGCTCTTCGGCACCTGCCAAGGCATACTGAAATATATGCTTTGTCCTTCAGAAATAAACTCCCTGGAGCCTCTTGGTCCTGCATGCTGTCGCTGCCTGTTCACTTTCCCTCTTCAAGCATGCAAGCAGTTCACGTGAGGAGATGGGGTGGCATCCTCTACTTCCTTTGTGCTTTTCCTCTAAACAGTTGCGCAAAttgagctcagagggagagggcgaaTGCAGCAGTGTCTGTGAGAGGCGGAGCAGAGCCCATGCACCTTGCTCAAGGGCCTCCCAAACTCTGCAGCCAACGCTGCTGAGGAATTCAACAGACTTGGTTAAGAGCTGCTACatagctgaaagaggttcaggtGAATCGCAAAGGAATGACATAGAGCCCAGGATATGGGGGTCTCTCCCACCCACAGGAGCCTTCTTAGATTCAAGATCTACATTGCCTCAACTCTCACATTGTCTGGGAAGAAAACCCAGGAGATTCCAGTTATCTGTTTGCTCCACAAACCAGAACTGCAAATATTGTTACATGGTTTTCGCACAATGCTACGTTGGCCGTCCTATGCTGAATACAAAATGAAGAATCCAGTTTTCGTTCTTTAAATGCATGGCACCAAGTCCAAAAGACCAACCCCCAACAACCGTTAAAAAGGTACTgttgaaaaaaaatcaaaatgtgtCAAACATTCAAATAGACTTCTAAGTTGTTAGAAAAGAAAATCCAGAAGTTACAGCCCTCGCTCAAATCTGGGGGCAGAACCTAGGAGCCCTGACCCCTAACCTCAAATACTCCCCAAACACCTGATATCCAGTCCCTCTCCCTCAGCATGCTCTAATTCTAGATTAGGAACAAGGCTGAAGAAAACACGAGCACTGAGCTTACCTTGAACTGCCCTGGGTACAGCTCCCGGGCCAAGGCAAAGAATGGCTCTGGGTGTTGCTAAATCAAGACAGAGAAACAGAATTGGTTGTGTGAAGACAACAAACCTCAATGGAGCAGGACGCATTCAGCCAACACAAACTTGCAGGCAGGGGACTTCCTTGTGTGGTACCTTGAAGTAGCTGATCTCAAAGATGGCTTCTGGGTATGGCAGGTTGTACTGCTGTAGGTTGGCATAGAGCCCTGTGCCTGGGGAGCGGAAGTCCGGGATCCCTGCAGCTGAGAAGCACAAAGATACTGTGTAAAGAAATGCGAACACCGAGGCAGAGCGGGCAGCCAGAGTAGTTTGAGAATCCTGGCAGACACATTACGATCCATCTGATAGGTCTATGCATTGACAGCACCACTAGGGAAGCTGCGAAGTGGATATTTGGGGTGTGCTGCTTTTTATTATTCCAATCCAATTCATACTAAGGCAtttctgagagagagggagagtagAAAAAGACATGTACATAACAGCTGACCTGCTGAATCACACCAATAGTCCAATTGTCTAGtattgattttattagattgtaagcctatgcggcagggccttgctatttactgttttactctgtacagcaccatgtacattgatggtgctatataaataataataataataataataataattgcccaaGCGAGTCATTTTCAACCATTTTCACCAATTTCTGGGGCAGGTTTTAGTGATGCACTATACTAGTTAGGCTCACTGAGGCTCACTATTTCCCTTGAATGCACTCAACATTTCCCAGTAGCTGCACATTGTGAAAAATTTCGTGGAAACTCCCGGATTGCACGGCACACAGCTTGGAAGTCACTGGCCTAAACAGATGCCACACTGGTTGAATATTAGTTTCAGTGAAGGAAGGATATTTGTTTCCATAGCTGATGCAATACAGAGTTCCTTGTCAATATTAAGAATGGTCCAATACCAGACAGACAGCTGATTTTTTTCTACAACGTAGCCAGGACTAGGCTGcagatcaagggggggggggggagcaacttgtgatcctccagatgttgttgcactgcaactctcaTTAGCCTACAGCATGCATTGACTATGTTAgccatggctgatgggaattgcagtccaacaacatctggagggccacaagttgtccacctctgctgCAGACCAGCAGTCTGATTTGATGGCTGCTTTTTCTATTTGACTCTTAATGCAGCAAGGCCAGGGGCAAGTTTCTATTTAAAAATTGTAATCACTCCTACAGGTGGGACTATACATCACTATCATGACCAGAGAGAACTCCAAGCTCAGACATGCCCAATGGAAAAGGTTTTCAGAGGGGTCCTGCCAGCCAGAATCACTGCTCTGCTGTTACTTCATTTTGGCacaactaaaaataaaatgaagagacACAGGCTCAATAAAGCCCCTGTGACACTCACCAGTTGAGATTCCTGCTCCAACCATACATACAATTTTCTTGCCtacaagagaaagagagggaagcaTATTCAAGCCTCTATCCCTTTAAACCTACATTTAAAGCCATAAAGATTgatatcttccggcaggcctacccagttgaattttaagatgcctttttaataatgcgctgctttaaattatgtattagttttgatttttttaattagttgtaggtattttatggtgtttgcatttgtgttgtaccctgcctcaatccagagggagaggtggataacaattttgttgttgttgttgttgttattattattgggttgCAACACTGTATATTAGTGCTGACAGCCAAAGCAAGAGAGCTAGTAAGACTCAGTGGGTAAGATACTGGATTTAAGAAATGGAGGTTCAAATCTCCTAGTTAGCCAAGAGTTTATTGGGTGGCCTTGAGAATGTTAGTCTCTTTCAACCCCAACTTTCCACCTCTAAAATGGGTATCAGGTAATTCATGCTGATGAGAAAAGTCCTAAAGCAAGATAAACATTAATCCATGACCTGGTACGGGTGCTTAAACACCCCTCCATCCCCCAGTTCCCAATTTTGGGCTTTCTATTCTACTCCCTTTTCACTAAGTAACCTCTCAGCAGCACTGCGTCATCTCAGCATAGTATGGCTATTTCAGAGGCCGATTGCCAGGAAGGAATTGATAAAATAGGATACAAGATTGCTggctacacccacccacccccaggtccAAACCCACCTGCAGAGAGTCAACTGGCTTACATTGATCAGTCAGCATGAACTTGCTCACACCCTCTAACGTCAGCTCATCCAGCACCTTCTCGGGTTTCTCGCTGCCCAAGCCCAGCGTCCGGGACAAGAGGTTTCGTAAAAACTCCactagcaagagagagagaaatccattaacagcctcgggggggggggggggtctctgaGGTGTAGGGCCTATGGATTCTGTTCTGGGTTCCTGCCTTAAGCAAAGTTTGATGCTGCTGAAATGTTTGCTATCCTGCCCTTCCACAACAAAATGCAAACTCTAAAACATAATAGATCCCTCTCTAGTTTGTTTTGCAATCAAAACAAGGTAACCTTTCATAATAATGAAGACTGTAGGAAAGGCAAAAACAGACTCTTGGGTTCTCTTCGCTATTTAGAAGAAACATAAAGATTGAAGGGCAAGGCAGAGAGCTGTGTTAGGAACTGGATCTTCCCAACTTCTGTTCACATTTTTTACATAAAACAattacttttaatttatttattacatttttatactgtccaatagccgaagctctctggccagttcacataaaacaaaatttatgtaaaaaaaccaaaaacccttcTGATCCTCATCCTGTCCAGAGACAGACAAAGATAGTTTATTGCCTGAGAAGGAACCAAATGTTGCCCCCTACAAAGTAGTAAAAATGTAAACTGAATGGAAAGACTTGCTATCTTTTCATGGTAACCCAAGATCTGCAGCCCAAGGTGGGTCATCTCACCTAGCTTAACAGTAAGGCCAGCCCTGCATCTTTCCAGAAGAGGTACCTTAATTACAGAAGGATTTGCAGGGACTAAAAAAGGTCCCTCTGCTAGTCAACTGACTCATCATCAGAGATGATCTTGACAATAACAGAGGGGAAGGAATGTGCATTGCTAGCCTGAGGGTTCAAATTCCAAGTGCCTAGAAATAACATGCTCCCAGGCACCCAACTAATTCAGCAGATATGGATAGTTAGTCACCAGGATGCTATGCAGGCCCCAAACACATAAGATCTGGTATTTCAGGCAGGAGAATGAGCTATTTGGCTGCCCTGCAAGAGAGAAACCAAAGTACTTAACCTAGATATTGCAAGTCAGGGGTGATCTGTGTTTAGAAATGAAACACTTGTCATTTACTTTAACCACAGATGCTTTCAGCCAGCATATTAAAGCAGGCCAAGGTAAAGCAATAACAGTAAGTTTTCAGATTTACATAAGGTACAGTTGGCCTCAATTTATACATGTTGGGCTCCACTTGCATCATTAAAGTAAAACTTGTACTTCCACAGGCCAATCTATCTCCAAACATTAGAGCACCTACTTTCAGTCTGACCGGAAGCCCCCACTTCGTCGTCAGAATCCGGATCCTGAATAAAAACAGAAAGGAGGCAGGGGGGGTTCAATGAATGAAGTTTAAGGTTGTAATTTCTGAGTTGCTGGTCTGAATGCTTAACCGAAATCtacatttatatattatatatttatttattattacatttattacgttATAATGTAACCCAACTGcttcttgctcctcctctccttctttctGCCACCTCAAATATTTGAACATTATCAAATTGTTCATCACAAGTCTTAACCACCTACACTTAGCCAGGAGCGGGACTGAAATAATCCACCAGTGAGATCGAGCACTGCTTAAATTCGGAAAGATGAAATTCTAAGAGGTCCTGGAGCTCAAACCTGCTTGCGGGTTCCGTTGGACCCATTCCCTGACTTGGAAGCTCTGCTCCCTAACCCCAGATGTGCAGAATCTCAGCTGTAGAGGAGTCGGCACAAGAACAAGGCACTtcggtgcttccagacgaggcttttatggtgccatcatCCTGCTCCATTCATGGAGTTTTACTTCATTTGCCCTACttacattcatggaattttacaaggggCAGGGGAGACACATTGTTGTTGTCTTCCATTCggaaccctcccatgttttccccatttcttcttcttcttcttctatcttttctcttacTGTTATGAAGAAAAATATATGTAATAGTTGCACATTGCCTTTCATACGTGAAAACATCAAAgaatcttatggcaccttaaatgctaaaagatttATCCTGGCTTTTATTAAGCTTTTTATAGTTGTTattgctcttattattattagagttttCTATTACGCTTTATGGCATTCATTAAGCTTTcgtgatgcatctgatgaagagtCCATGACAGCTTACACCAAAATAAACGTGTTAGACTTTTAGATGCCACAAGgttctttgctgtttttgctgcaacagatttatttatttattacatttatataccgccccacagctgaagctctctgggcggttcacaaaagttaaaacagtaaacattttaaaaagtatacaaaatttaaaaaccatccggCTACCCTGCTGGAAATTGTTTTCATAGGTAGCACTAGGAGAACACACAGAGACCCGTCTGGAAGCACCGGTATCAGACTATAAatcgctctacatggggctacctctgtgcctagtccggaaacttcaactagttcaaaatatggcagccaggttggtcaccggtacaccagttttaaaatctcttcactggctgccgattagtttccgggaaaagtacaaagtgttggttattacctacatggtttgggtccaggctacctgtggcatcaccttctcccgtacaatccgccccgtacactcaggtcctctgggaagaatccacttcagctagcaaaaactatattaacaaccattacccagaggaccttttcttctgctgctcccagactgtggaatggcctgccggaggagatgcgTCAAcgtgacagtcttttagaatttaaaaaggcaataaagactgatctattccagcaggcctacctagtgaaattttagaatgttttcaggatgtttaaaagatgttttaatcatgtatggtatgttttaatccgttttaatgtgtattttatatcaggtttttatactgtttgttttataccttgaattgttttcatttttgtgaaccgcccagggagcttcggctattgggcagtataaaaatacaataaataataatagtaataataataataataataataataaataaactactgAAACCATCTCGTTTCAGCGCCAGGGCGGTGCAGCGGTTAGCGTGTTGAACTGAGATCCAGGTTCCGATCTCCacgcagccatgaagctcactgtgtgacttcaggccagtcaccaactttcagcctaacctacctcacagggttgttgtgagagtaaaaagggagaggaggaggcctaTGCAAACCGCCAtttgtttcttgcaagaggaaaaaagacaggatataaatgtaatactaaataagtaaatacacaAACTTTCTGTCCCTGCAACCCCTTCCATTTCCTCTCAGGATCCTTGCTTTGTTCACACCTggcattgacttcaatggagccCCGTCCCTGGCCATCTGTTCCTATGGACCTTTggacaggttttttgttttgttttcagcggACATTCTCCTTTTCGTACAGGAGGGAACCTTTACGACCGGCCGTCGACCCCCGCCCTGATTCGAAGTGACCCTATACGACTGGCCGTCAACCTGATTCGAAGTGACCCTGATTCGAAGTGACCCTATACGACTGGCCGTCAACCTGATTCGAAGTGACCCTGATTCGAAGTGACCCTATACGATTGGCCGTCAACCTGATTCGAAGTGACCCTGATTCGAAGTGACCCTATACGACTGGCCGTCGACCCCCGCCCTGATTCgaagtgacacccccccccacacacacaaccgcCCTCTTTTCTCCACTAGTTCCTCACCGACGACCCTGAGCCTCTCTCGGCGTcggcctcagcagcagcagcacctgcagCTCCCTGATCTGTGACAGGAAAAGACACAACAAAGAGACGGCGAGTGAGGTAGCAGCTACCTCAGGGCTGCGGGGAAGAAGCAAAGGcccaggccgccgccgccgccgccgccgccgcctcctcggcCCCAGACCACAAACCCCTCATAGTCCCCGTTACCTTCCTGACTTTCCATGAAGCGTCCCTGCACCGCAGACTCCGACTCTGAACCGAGTTGCGGAGCAAGCGAACTAGCAGAGCCACAGCTGCTACTCTGACAGGAAAACTACAGCCCCCAGGAAGCATCGCGGCACAGCAGCCAATCAGCAGCCAGAGTCCCAACGTGCTCCacgggaaaaaacaacaacaacaccacgaCGACGACGTTGACCACGGACGCAAAAAAAGATCGTTCGTGTCAGCCAATCACAGTAATAGATTGTAGGGGCGGAGACGGAAACCGCAGAATGCCTCAATCACCCGGCATGCGCTGCGTTGCTGGGAGGCGGGGGCTCCAGTGACGCTGTCAATCTACTTTGCAACCCGCCCCCAACCACTAATGGGTTTgtgtgttggttggttggttggttgcaactatgatgtaaaataaaaataaaaatggagggatGAGAAATCCAGAGaccaagaaataaaacaaatcaatagACACGGACAAACAAAAGCGGCTGCGTGGCCCTGTCTGCCTtgggaactacaattcccaactttCCCTATGAAGGACAAAAAATGGCGTCTTGAGCTTGGCGTCTGAAATGGCACAGGACCCGGATGGTGGCGCGCCAGGACCACATCTCCCGGCATGCCTCGGGAAagaaaggagggtgggggggagaagaactacaactcccggcaCGCCTCTTGGAGTGCGATTCGGACGCCAGTCTGGGGATTCCCCAGGTCGCTCGATGGCAGCCGCGGCAGGAGCAGCGGCTTGAGCATCCGCGGAGACCGGGCCGCTCCGCCTGGGCTTCCTTATGGAAGGGGCGGTGTTGTAGGCCCTCCCTCAGCCATGGCCGCCTTACAGGGCCAGGTGGCCCACTGCGGGCCTAGAGAGCCCAAGCGGGGGGACGCCGACGACTGGTGCGACAGCGGGCTGGGCTCCCTCAGCGAGGCCCAGCTGAGCCTGATCCGGGAAGGCGGGGGCCTGGTTGCCCAGGGCGACGCAGAGATGGGGCCTGGAGGCCTCGCCGTGACCTCTGACCCCGGGCCCTCGGGCCCCGGTGGCCCCCAGAAGGCcctgctggaggaggagggggacgaTTTCGAGCGCCTGGACTCGGCTCTTGGGGACTCCCTGAGAGGCGACGAGGAGGACGTGGGGGCCCTTGTGGAAGGCGTGGGGGCCGTGCACCTCGAGAACCAGGGGCCGGCGGTGGCCCCCGAGGCCTGGCTGCACCATGTGCTGGGCTTCGTGACCGAGGATGGCGACACGTACGTACCTGGGGTGgctggggggcaggcaggcaggtggcaagagcCTCAGTCCCGCTGCCGACGCGTAGGATGGCACTGGTGATTAAAAACTGGAGAGCGTGTCAGAAAGAAACCGGCCTCAAATTCCCCTCTTGCCTTTTTCTCGTAAAATCCGAATAAACAGACACAGCCGTGCGGTTTGCCGTGGACGTGCAGCAGGTTGCGCCTTCCGCAGATGCCCGAGCGGCAAAACGTCCCGGCCCGAAGGATGATGCCGGCCTGTGCGGCTTCCTGGTACTGAGGCACCTTGTCTACAGAAGCCTCCCTGTGCCTGTAGTGGCTGCTGGTTCTGACAGCCACTACAGGCGCATCGCTGGCTGAAGAGCCCCTTTCCAGCTGCTGCAGGTGTATTatcattattgttttatatttgtataccgccccatcgccgaagctctctgggcggtttacataggataaaaacacttaaaaacaatatacaaaaatttaaaatcacaaaaccaTGCAATTGAAAACCACAAAAacgtacaaaaacaaacccaggctaattacgcATTGCTCAATGCCTGGTGTAGAGCTGTCTTCTaacctgctcttcctcctccgtAGTGTTTTGTAACAGTTTTTAGAAAAACTATGTGATATGATCGTTTCCTGCACCAGATCATTTCAACCCGTGCTTTTATTTGCTCAGTAATGTCAGCGCAGCTCAGCTGAAAGTGCTTGGCTCCCACAAGGATAACCTTTGTACTGATAGTAACATCTCCAGGGTTGAGAAAAAGCCAATAATGGTCCTGATCAAGTCCTATTGATACAATGAATTTAAACTGGTTTGAGACCAGTTTAACTACTATGCCTGGGGTGGAGGGGCGAGGAAACACTGTAAAGTGTCATTTTATGAGTGCTgaaagtgcattattattattattagcattattagcattagcatttCTTAAACTACAGCTACAAGatctattaccctatttcttcgattctaagacacacttttttccccatataaacatctctaaaaatggggtgcgtcttagaattgcgggtgtgtcttagttttttttttctgttggtggtactgaaattag contains the following coding sequences:
- the SIRT2 gene encoding NAD-dependent protein deacetylase sirtuin-2, whose amino-acid sequence is MESQEDQGAAGAAAAEADAERGSGSSDPDSDDEVGASGQTEMEFLRNLLSRTLGLGSEKPEKVLDELTLEGVSKFMLTDQCKKIVCMVGAGISTAAGIPDFRSPGTGLYANLQQYNLPYPEAIFEISYFKQHPEPFFALARELYPGQFKPTVCHYFIRLLKEKGLLLRCYTQNIDTLERVAGLDHEDLVEAHGTFFTSHCISSTCRKSYSLDWMKEKIFTSLIPKCEKCQNVVKPDIVFFGENLPSRFFSLMQSDFRDVDLLIILGTSLQVQPFASLVGRVPKNTPRLLINKEKTGESDPLMSLMGFGCGMNFDSEKAYRDVAWLGDCDEGCLALAELLGWKKELEELVKKEHAAIDAKAGQTAAHGASATHPSMREQKEHPSAEKETPPSTKEE